The following are encoded in a window of Panicum virgatum strain AP13 chromosome 5N, P.virgatum_v5, whole genome shotgun sequence genomic DNA:
- the LOC120672493 gene encoding dymeclin-like, translated as MGAAPSTPRLGAAGAPPSPGAAEQMFAALVGDKAYPISSEFWKQLLELPLTLQWPRDRVLQACHAFAQNNYQTKHLAKILIHLVWCLQECTSTTSVSSVAYRRAINAAYISSIFLKFIIENAKTDNWQELCLDIDKSEKGMEKFPAEITVEYFLMRGVLNYIGSVDVSLESCYLHHELLNLMLVLMSTQLCSGPSPEPKDVHPFIDAAMLQDSSIVVSVVRKLLLNFVTRPKFPQNGSHPVFSDDGRPGVLQRVGSAAANFVLLPYYTFNYLGSSNPEGATSQLADNSLLVLLVMIHFRKCISTNESIPSNNTYMGSDTNDKEAQVFHENPYCKALNNAKDIQYDHADVEGNAQDGPVVRLSFASLFDSLGRCLNDESSVLLLYSLVHGNCDFQEYVLVRTDLDTLLMPILEMLYNASRKTSNQIYMLLIILLILSQDSTFNASVHKLVLPAVPWYHERLMHQTSLGSLMVVILIRTIKYNLSKLRDVYLHTNCLAILANMAPHVHRLSAYASQRLVSLFDMLSRKYAKLAELKNDKSHKVISDQMEADNIADDMSTELHIYTDFLRIVLEIINAILTYALPRNPEVVYAVLHRQEVFEPFKDHPRFNELLENIYTVLDFFNSRMDMQQLDGEWSVDKVLEVINKNCRSWRGEGMKMFTQLRFTYEQESHPEEFFIPYAWRLVLSRGFSFNPGAINLFPVEIHLDDAPSSEQKV; from the exons ATGGGCGCGGCGCCGTCGACGCCGAGGCTGGGTgcggcgggcgcgccgccgtcgcccggcgcggcggagcagatgtTCGCGGCGCTGGTCGGCGACAAGGCCTACCCGATCTCCTCCGAGTTCTGGAAGCAGCTGCTCGAGCTGCCCCTCACCCTGCAGTGGCCGCGCGACCGCGTGCTGCAGGCGTGCCACGCCTTCG CCCAGAACAACTACCAAACCAAGCATCTTGCAAAAATTTTGATCCATTTGGTTTGGTGTTTGCAAGAGTGTACCTCAACAACTTCTGTATCTTCTGTCGCATACCGAAGGGCTATCAATGCTGCATATATCTCATCCATATTTCTCAAATTCATCATTGAAAATGCAAAAACTGATAATTGGCAAGAGCTATGCCTTGACATTGACAAGAGTGAGAAGGGGATGGAAAAATTTCCTGCAG AAATCACTGTGGAGTATTTTCTGATGAGAGGCGTCCTGAACTATATTGGTAGTGTAGATGTAAG CCTGGAATCATGCTACCTACATCATGAACTTTTGAACTTGATGTTAGTTCTTATGTCAACTCAGTTATGTTCTGGACCATCCCCAGAACCAAAAGATGTGCATCCTTTCATTGATGCAGCTATGCTTCAG GACAGCTCCATAGTAGTCTCAGTGGTGCGAAAGTTGTTGCTCAATTTTGTAACACGGccaaagtttcctcaaaatggTTCACACCCTGTTTTTTCTGATGATGGTAGGCCTGGTGTTCTGCAGCGAGTTGGGTCAGCAGCTG CAAATTTTGTCTTACTGCCATATTATACGTTCAACTACCTTGGTAGCTCCAATCCTGAGGGTGCAACAAGTCAGTTGGCAGATAACAGTTTACTTGTCCTGCTTGTTATGATCCACTTCCGCAAGTGCATTTCAACTAATGAGTCCATTCCCAGCAACAATACATACATGGGTTCAGATACCAATGACAAGGAAGCTCAGGTTTTTCATGAAAATCCTTATTGCAAAGCATTAAACAATGCTAAGGACATTCAAT ATGATCATGCTGATGTTGAAGGAAATGCTCAAGATGGGCCTGTTGTCAGGTTGTCTTTTGCATCGTTGTTTGACTCTCTTGGAAG ATGCTTAAACGATGAGAGCTCGGTTCTGTTGCTCTATTCTTTAGTCCATGGGAACTGTGACTTTCAGGAATATGTCCTTGTTCGAACAGACTTGGATACTTTG CTCATGCCTATCTTGGAAATGCTCTACAATGCATCAAGGAAGACTTCAAATCAGATTTACATGCTGTTGATCATTCTCCTAATCCTCAGTCAAGATTCAACCTTCAATGCTAGTGTGCATAAATTG GTGCTTCCTGCTGTTCCTTGGTACCATGAGCGCCTTATGCATCAAACATCTTTGGGATCTTTGATGGTTGTAATACTAATCCGGACCATCAAGTACAACCTCTCTAAGCTAAGA GATGTCTACCTTCACACAAACTGTCTTGCGATATTAGCAAATATGGCTCCTCATGTGCATAGGCTGAGTGCCTATGCATCACAAAGGCTGGTTAGCCTCTTCGACATGCTTTCTCGCAA GTATGCCAAACTAGCTGAGTTAAAAAATGACAAGTCCCACAAAGTTATATCCGATCAGATGGAAGCAGACAACATCGCAGATGATATG TCTACAGAGCTTCACATATATACAGATTTCTTAAGAATTGTTCTGGAAATCATTAATGCAATCCTTACGTATGCATTGCCCCGAAATCCTGAG GTTGTGTATGCTGTATTGCATCGTCAGGAGGTTTTTGAGCCATTTAAGGACCATCCACGTTTCAATGAACTTCTTGAGAACATATACACT GTATTGGATTTCTTTAATAGCCGAATGGACATGCAACAATTAGATGGGGAATGGTCTGTGGATAAGGTGCTTGAAGTCATCAACAAAAACTGCCGATCATGGCGTGGAGAAGGGATGAAG ATGTTTACCCAGTTAAGGTTTACATATGAGCAAGAAAGCCACCCTGAGGAATTCTTTATCCCATATGCATGGCGCCTTGTCCTGTCACGGGG ATTCTCTTTCAATCCTGGCGCCATAAATCTGTTCCCTGTGGAGATTCACCTTGAT GATGCACCATCCAGTGAACAAAAGGTTTAG
- the LOC120672494 gene encoding uncharacterized protein LOC120672494 has product MGAGMQEAAEEGEFVGSRLDTGLRAARFASPPSADVFGSEVEPKNVPAVFRGVAKGWAASTRWDPLHGGLDYLLEKVGRDVDVEAMMSDTGHVFYGDLRSHERVSVPFSTFVHSCKSYLRRINGASGPFIDQGILEEPTCSREMCASNSENSEQVYLAQVSIMNAENKERCLLEVLKEDIQEPIFLRGKSFSSINFWMNGAHLRSSTHYDPHHNLLCVLAGCKKVTLWPPSASPFLYPMPVYGEASNHSSVIIEEPDYSSYTRARYMKEYSERVVLNCGDVLFIPEGWYHQVDSDDLTIAINFWWKSRIMTQMSEHMDAYYLRRILSRLVDKEMNIMVQRNPFCRLGDCTNIQPMNKALTGFQLFNLQKDSPLQTLEPSTLQALYELVSLVHDSDEVVNQNDRPEPTSEGTSSNRRDETKIAAPDDSSLLDKDPVAKTILPVEPLEFRSMMLAMVRTFPRTLETLVLNMLRPVGAEILTRKFDEIDQLTTKEEQAEFYKTFYSVFEDQYAAMDVLLNGKESFSFQVFQNVLDKYLRVHVDRPT; this is encoded by the exons ATGGGCGCAGGGATGCAAGAGGCTGCGGAAGAGGGGGAGTTCGTGGGCTCGCGGCTGGACAccggcctccgcgccgcccgcttCGCGTCTCCGCCGTCCGCAGACGTGTTTGGGAGCGAAGTGGAGCCGAAGAACGTCCCCGCG GTGTTCCGCGGCGTGGCCAAGGGATGGGCGGCCTCCACCCGGTGGGATCCTCTCCATGGCGGCCTCGACTACCTTCTG GAAAAAGTGGGACGCGATGTCGATGTGGAAGCTATGATGTCGGACACTGGGCATGTGTTCTATGGAGATCTCAGAAGCCATGAGAGG GTGTCTGTTCCATTCTCAACGTTCGTTCACTCGTGCAAGTCTTACCTGAGACGGATAAATGGGGCTAGTGGTCCATTCATAGACCAGGGAATTCTTGAGGAGCCTACTTGCTCGAGGGAGATGTGTGCGAGCAACTCGGAGAACTCAGAACAAGTATATCTTGCACAG GTATCTATTATGAATGCTGAAAACAAAGAGAGATGCTTGTTAGAAGTTTTGAAAGAGGACATTCAGGAG CCTATATTCCTGAGAGGAAAATCATTTTCGTCAATAAACTTTTGGATGAATGGGGCTCACTTGAGATCAAGTACTCATTATGACCCCCACCATAACCTTCTTTGTGTGTTGGCTGGTTGCAAAAAAG TAACTTTGTGGCCTCCATCTGCATCCCCATTTTTATACCCCATGCCTGTGTATGGTGAGGCCTCCAACCACAG TTCTGTGATTATTGAGGAGCCAGATTATTCAAGCTATACAAGGGCAAGATACATGAAAGAATATTCTGAAAGAGTCGTCTTAAACTGCGGCGACGTTCTTTTCATACCAGAAGGATG GTATCACCAAGTCGACAGTGATGATTTAACCATAGCGATTAACTTTTGGTGGAAGTCAAGAATAATGACTCAAATGTCAGAACATATGGATGCCTACTATCTACGCCGAATCCTGAGCAG ATTGGTGGATAAAGAGATG AACATAATGGTGCAAAGAAACCCTTTTTGTCGTTTGGGAGATTGCACAAATATTCAGCCTATGAACAAAGCATTGACAG GTTTCCAGCTATTCAATTTGCAAAAGGATTCACCACTGCAAACTCTGGAACCCTCCACTCTCCAAGCACTTTATGAACTCGTCTCACTGGTCCACGACAGTGATGAAGTGGTTAACCAAAATGACAGACCAGAACCCACATCTGAGGGTACATCTTCCAACCGAAGAGACGAAACTAAGATTGCTGCTCCAGATGATTCGTCCCTCTTGGACAAGGATCCTGTTGCGAAAACCATTTTGCCAGTTGAACCACTTGAATTTCGGAGTATGATGCTTGCAATGGTG CGTACTTTCCCAAGGACATTAGAAACTTTAGTCCTCAACATGCTCAGGCCAGTAGGAGCAGAGATACTGACTAGGAAGTTTGATGAGATCGATCAACTAACCACAAAAGAGGAACA GGCTGAGTTTTACAAGACATTCTATAGCGTGTTTGAGGATCAGTATGCTGCAATGGATGTGCTTCTCAATGGAAAGGAATCATTTTCTTTTCAG GTATTCCAGAATGTCCTAGACAAGTATCTCAGGGTGCATGTAGACCGACCTACCTAA
- the LOC120676969 gene encoding uncharacterized protein LOC120676969, with translation MGNNVTGQQEETANKVDKTIEPPHGSPALNSTNSETNNEKHGTEDVNLSKSSKDPITTIAEDKQVASYQNSSSDKIEALDEKNRGSIQDIASTQEDDQSSNLPKG, from the exons ATGGGAAACAACGTCACTGGACAACAAG AAGAGACCGCTAACAAAGTCGACAAAACCATTGAGCCTCCACATGGTTCACCTGCTCTCAACAGCACAAACAGTGAAACAA ACAATGAGAAGCATGGCACTGAGGATGTCAACTTGTCAAAGTCCTCGAAGGATCCCATCACTACCATTGCTGAAGATAAGCAGGTGGCCTCGTATCAAAATAGTTCATCAGATAAGATTGAAGCCTTAGATGAGAAAAACAGGGGCTCAATTCAGGATATTGCATCAACACAAGAAGATGATCAGAGTAGTAACTTACCAAAAGGTTAG